A single region of the Salicibibacter cibi genome encodes:
- a CDS encoding transglycosylase domain-containing protein codes for MTDYQSRTERRRAEKTTKGKNTKRPIFKRLTGIALIVLFVTILAGTATTAAYILDAPPLDPDELVFAEGATVYDMNNQEVGKLQGTENRTYRDIEEMPEHLKNAFIAVEDTRFYDHGGIDLYRIGGAITANITDGFGAEGASTITQQLVKQAFLSTDQTLKRKVQEQWLSLQMERQYSKDEILEMYLNISYFDSGAWGVGEASIRYFNKEDLSELTIADAAVLAAIPRRPSYYNPDSNPEAAEERRNLILSMLEDEALITSDEAEEARSIDIEDQLDFTPANNDFAYQSFVDHVMEEVESIDGFETIDLYAAGFDIYTTLEPDAQQYAETVIQSDEYIHQYPDDDLFQVGFTLLDTQTGAIRAIVGNRQESEAERGWNHATAASGQPGSTVKPLLDYGPAIDHLQWSTGEQIVDAPHEYSDGTTITNYSGNYSGSVSMREALVRSLNIPAVKAMQEVGLENAQSFAESLGLTFENNIEESYALGGFSDGVSSLDMAGAYAAFGNDGIYNEPHSVRKIVFRDGQEIDLNPESERAMNDYTAYMMSDMLKGVVNDPAGTGRRANVDDLPLAGKTGTSNFSQEERDRYGVPDGGVPDIWFNGYTTRYTAAVWTGYGDGRGSGYLAEGEEQQIARDIFRHMMAHVHSGDETEDFSRPDSICGDSELFVCGTEPTVPQQDDSSERDSEQPEEENDVDDPLEEDTEEETPDEPIEEAPDDESVDEPIEEESTDDSTEEEETEEESIDDSAEEEETEEEPADEETDEPTEEAPEDEEPEGPPEEQPEEEPNDSDENTEDNGDDDADGEDAESDENDEDEDEDTED; via the coding sequence ATGACCGACTACCAATCGCGGACGGAAAGACGCCGCGCAGAAAAAACAACAAAGGGAAAAAATACAAAACGCCCCATATTCAAAAGGTTAACAGGCATTGCGTTGATCGTTTTGTTCGTCACCATCCTTGCAGGAACGGCAACAACAGCCGCGTATATTTTGGATGCTCCTCCCCTGGACCCCGATGAGCTTGTGTTTGCCGAAGGAGCGACCGTCTATGACATGAACAACCAGGAGGTCGGTAAACTACAAGGAACGGAAAACCGTACGTATCGCGATATTGAAGAAATGCCTGAGCATTTGAAAAATGCTTTTATTGCCGTTGAAGATACCCGCTTTTATGATCACGGAGGTATTGATCTTTATCGGATCGGCGGGGCCATCACGGCAAATATTACCGATGGCTTTGGGGCTGAAGGCGCAAGTACCATCACGCAACAGCTCGTCAAGCAAGCGTTTTTGTCAACAGACCAAACGCTCAAGCGAAAAGTGCAAGAACAATGGCTTTCCCTGCAAATGGAACGGCAATATTCCAAAGATGAGATTTTGGAAATGTATTTGAACATCAGTTATTTTGACAGCGGCGCTTGGGGGGTTGGAGAAGCTTCCATTCGCTATTTTAATAAAGAAGATTTAAGCGAACTCACCATTGCCGATGCCGCAGTATTGGCCGCCATCCCGCGTCGTCCTTCTTACTATAATCCGGACAGCAATCCGGAAGCTGCCGAAGAACGGAGGAACTTGATCCTTTCCATGTTGGAGGATGAAGCGCTCATTACAAGTGACGAAGCAGAGGAAGCCAGATCCATAGATATTGAGGACCAATTGGATTTCACACCTGCAAATAATGACTTCGCTTATCAATCGTTTGTCGATCACGTCATGGAAGAGGTGGAGTCCATCGATGGGTTCGAGACCATCGACCTGTACGCCGCCGGGTTTGACATTTATACGACCCTTGAACCGGACGCGCAACAGTATGCGGAAACTGTGATCCAAAGCGATGAATACATTCATCAATATCCCGACGATGACCTTTTCCAAGTTGGCTTCACCCTTTTGGATACCCAAACCGGAGCGATTCGCGCCATCGTCGGCAACCGGCAGGAGAGCGAAGCCGAAAGAGGCTGGAATCATGCGACAGCTGCCAGCGGCCAACCGGGCTCCACCGTAAAACCATTGCTGGATTATGGTCCTGCCATTGATCATTTACAGTGGTCCACCGGAGAGCAAATCGTCGATGCTCCCCATGAATATTCCGACGGTACGACAATTACAAACTATAGCGGCAACTATAGCGGCAGTGTTTCCATGCGTGAAGCTTTGGTACGTTCATTAAATATTCCCGCGGTGAAAGCGATGCAGGAAGTTGGCCTTGAAAACGCCCAGTCATTCGCGGAAAGTCTCGGGCTTACCTTTGAAAATAACATTGAGGAAAGCTACGCTTTGGGAGGCTTCAGCGACGGGGTTTCGAGTCTGGATATGGCAGGTGCATACGCGGCCTTTGGAAACGATGGAATATACAATGAACCACACAGCGTACGTAAGATTGTTTTCCGGGACGGACAGGAAATTGACCTGAACCCGGAATCGGAACGCGCCATGAACGACTACACCGCCTACATGATGTCGGATATGCTCAAAGGCGTCGTCAATGATCCGGCCGGAACCGGTCGGCGGGCAAATGTGGACGATTTGCCGCTCGCCGGAAAAACGGGAACATCAAATTTTTCCCAAGAAGAGAGAGATCGATATGGGGTCCCTGACGGCGGCGTTCCGGACATTTGGTTTAACGGTTATACGACTCGTTATACTGCTGCAGTCTGGACAGGGTACGGGGATGGACGCGGAAGCGGTTATTTAGCTGAAGGCGAAGAACAGCAAATTGCCAGGGATATATTCCGTCATATGATGGCACACGTTCACTCCGGAGATGAAACAGAAGATTTCTCACGGCCTGATTCCATCTGCGGGGACAGTGAACTATTTGTTTGCGGAACCGAGCCAACAGTACCGCAGCAAGATGATTCTTCTGAGCGCGATTCCGAACAACCGGAAGAAGAAAACGATGTAGATGACCCATTGGAAGAAGACACCGAAGAAGAAACTCCTGACGAGCCGATTGAAGAAGCGCCGGATGACGAATCCGTCGATGAACCTATCGAAGAAGAATCGACGGATGATTCCACTGAAGAGGAAGAGACAGAAGAAGAATCAATAGATGATTCCGCTGAAGAGGAAGAAACGGAAGAAGAACCTGCGGACGAAGAAACAGACGAACCAACCGAAGAAGCGCCGGAGGATGAGGAGCCGGAAGGACCACCGGAGGAGCAACCCGAAGAAGAACCCAATGATAGTGACGAAAATACGGAGGATAACGGGGACGACGATGCTGATGGCGAGGACGCCGAAAGCGACGAGAACGATGAGGATGAGGATGAGGACACGGAAGATTAA